From Acidovorax sp. 1608163:
CGGTGATTTGCTGGCCCAGCACGGCACGCACGGCCAGCTCCAGCCCATCCCACGCGCCTGGCACCCGCAGGCCGTCGCCCTGCGGAAAGTCGGCGTGCAGCACCGCGTTGATGGGCGCGGGGTCGGCATCCAGGTCCAGCAGGGCGCGCACGCGCCGCAGCACGGCGGGCAGCACGGGGTACAGGCTGTCGCTGGTTTGCAGCAGCACCTGGTGGCGGGCGGTATCAAACTGCGCCTGTACCCAGCCGGTGATGGGCTGTGCCCCTGTGCTGGGCCGCAGGCGCACGGTGCGCCGCAGGCTGGGTGCGGCACCCTCGGGCTGCGCCCACTCCACGCCATGGAACTGGCGCTTGGCAAAAAACGCCAGCAGTGCCGGGGCGTCCAGCGGCGGGCGGTAGGCCAGACGCAGCGTGCCCGTAGCCCCTTCGCCCGCCACCGCGCCGCTGCGCCGCAGGGCGGTGGGGCTCAGGCCGTAGTGCTGGGCAAACGCGGCGTTGAAGCGGCGCACGCTGCCAAAGCCACTGGCCAGCGCCACCTGGGTCACGGGCAAGGGGGTGTCGGTCAGCAGCTGCTTGGCCGTCAGCAGCCGCCGGGTCTGCAGGTACTGCAGGGGCGACAAGCCCAGTTGCGCCTCAAACAGGCGGCGCAGGTGCCGGTCGCTCACGCCCAGGCGCTCGGCCAAGGCCTGGGCGCTGTGGGGGTCGCTTTGCAAGGCGTCGGGTGCGTCCAGCAGGCGCAGCGCGTGGTGCACCAGCAGGTGGCTGGCGTCCTGGGTGGACCACACCATCGAGGCGGGCGACACCTCGGGGCGGCAACGCAGGCAGGGCCGAAAGCCTGCCCGCTCGGCCTGGGCCGCTAGGTCAAAAAAGCGGCAGTTCTCGCGCTTGGGCGTGCGCACCGAGCACACCGGGCGGCAGTAGATGCCGGTAGAGGTCACGCCCGTGAAAAACCGCCCGTCAAAGCGCGCATCCCGGGTGCGCAGCGCCATGTAGCGCCCATCGTCCGCGTCTTGCGGCGGGTGCGGCAGTGGTGTTGGGGGCTCGGTGCTGGGGGGCGTGGGCTGGGAGGGCATGGCTTGGCATGATAGGCCGATGCCTTTGGAAGACTGGCCGTTTTCGGACCTGTGCCTGCTGGGACCGACTGCGGGGCGGTTCGCCCCCCTGAGGCACCTACAATGCGGCGGTTATCTGCCGTGCCTCCTTGGCCCCCTGGCTGGAGCAGCCAACGTGGCGCCCCCCGGCCCTTGCCGCAAAGGCAGGCGCGCCACCTGACTGCGGTCAGGTTTTTCACGGCATTCATCCCTCTCGGAAAGGCCCTTTACGTGCAACTCTCGCCCGCCATCTTCAAAGCCTATGACATTCGCGGCATCGTGCCTTCGACCCTGAACGAGTCCGTGGCCCTGGGCCTGGGCCGGGCGTTTGGCACGGCCGCTCGGGCGCAGGGGCAGACCGTGGTGGCCGTGGGGCGCGATGGGCGCCTATCGGGCCCCGCGCTGGCGGGCGCGCTGATCCAGGGGCTGGTCGAGGCGGGCATCGAGGTGATTGACGTGGGCATGGTCACCACGCCCATCCTGTACTTTGCGGCCCATACGCTGTGCGCCAGCGGCATCCAAGTCACCGGCAGCCACAACCCCAAGGACTACAACGGCTTCAAGATGGTGTTGGGTGGCCGCGCCATTTACGGCGAAGAAATCCAGGCCCTGCGCCGCACGATGGAGGCCGATGCCTGGCAACTGGTGCCCGGCGGCAGTGTGCGCCAGGCCGATGTGCTGAGTGCCTACCGCGAACGCATCGTGGGCGATGTGAAGCTGGCCCGCCCCATGAAGGTGGTGGTGGACAGCGGCAACGGCATTGCGGGGGCTTCGGCGCCTGCCATCTTCCGCGCCCTGGGCTGCGAGGTGATTGAGCTGTTTTCTGAGGTGGACGGCAACTTCCCCAACCACCACCCCGACCCGAGCAAGCCCGAGAACCTGCGCGACCTGATCGCTGCGCTGCACAGCAGCGACGCCGAGCTGGGCCTGGCCTTTGACGGCGACGGCGACCGTCTGGGCATCGTCACCAAGGACGGTACCAACATTTTCCCGGACCGGCAGATGATGCTGTTTGCGCGAGACGTGCTCTCGCGCGTGCCCGGTGGCGAGATCGTTTTTGACGTGAAGTGCACCCAGCGCCTGGCCCCGGCCATTGCCGAGGCGGGCGGTGTGCCGGTGATGTTCAAGACCGGGCATTCGCTCATCAAGGCGCGCATGAAGGAAACCAACTCGCCCCTGGGTGGCGAGATGAGCGGGCACATCTTCTTCAAGGAGCGCTGGTTTGGCTTTGACGACGGCACCTATGCGGGCTGCCGCCTGCTGGAGATTGTGAGCCGCAGCAGCGACCCCAGTGCGGTGCTCAATGCGCTGCCCACCAGCCACTCCACCCCCGAGCTGAATGTGGCCTGCGCCGAGGGCGAGCCGCACCGTCTCACGGCCGAGCTCCAGGCCCTGGCTGCCAGCGCCTTTGCCGCCCCCGCACAGATCAACACCATCGACGGCCTGCGCGTGGACTGGCCCGATGGCTTTGGCCTGATCCGCGCCAGCAACACCACGCCCGTGCTGGTGCTCCGGTTCGAGGGGCACACCCCCGAGGCGCTGCACCGCATCGAGGCTGCCATGCTGGCCTTGCTCGAAAAGGTCAAGCCCGGCGCCGCCGTGGGCAGCGCTGCCCACTGACGGGCTGAGCCTTTGCCGCCTTGCCCACCCAGCCCCCGCGTTTTCCTCTCAGGCGATCGATTCCATGACCTCTTTCTCGGTGCCCGCCGGGCTCACGGTGGCTGCAGCGCAAACCCTGGTGTGGCCCGGTGACGTGGCTGCCAACGTGCAGCAGCATGTGTTGTTTGTGCAAGCCGCTGCCAGCGCGGGCGTGCAGTTGCTGGTGTTTCCAGAGCTGTCGCTCATGGGCTATGAGCCCACACTGATGGCCCGCAACGTGCTGGCGCCCGATGCCCCGCAGCTGGCGCCGCTGTGCGATGCCGCAGCCCAGCACGGCATGGTGCTGGTGGTGGGCACGGCAGTGGCGGCCGAGGCTGGTCAGGCCAATCCCGGCATTGGCTCGGTGGTGCTGCACCCCGATGGCCGCACCGAGCTGTACCGCAAGCACCATTTGCACGACGGTGAGCAGCAGTTTGCCAGCCCGGGCGCTGCGCCTGCCCACGTGACCGAGCTGGGCGGTGAGCCCGTGGGCTTGGCCGTGTGCGCCGACATCACCCACCCAGAACACGCCCAGGCCGCGCGCGCTGGCGGCGCTGCGCTGTATGCCTGCAGCATGGTGCTTTCGCCCGGCGGCTACCCCGCAGAGAGCGCGCTGCTGCAAGGCTATGCCCGCACCCACGGCATGGCCGTGCTGATGGCCAACTATGGCGCGCCCACCGGCGGCTACCTGTGCGTGGGGCGCAGTGCGCTGTGGGCGCCGGGGGGCGACCTGGTGGTGGCCGCCCCTGGCGTGGGCGCTTGCCTGGTGGTGGGACGGCGCAGCGAAGGCGGCGGGGCAGGAGCCGTGGCAGGTGCCTGGACGGGGGCTGTGCTGCCCGTGCCGGGGCTGGCGCCATGAGCTTCGCCCGCGCCCTCTACACCGCCGTCACCTGGTGCGCCCAGCCGCTGCTCAAGCGCAAGCTGCGCCGCCGCGCGCGGGCCGAGCCGGGTTATGCCGTGGCCGTGCCTGAGCGGTTTGGCCGCTATGCCCAGCCCATGGACAGCCTGGTGGCCCACAGCAGCATGGACTTGATGGGGCGTTTCGTCTGGATCCATTCCGTGTCGCTGGGCGAGACCCGGGCCGCCGCCATCTTGCTGCGCGAGTTGCGCGCGCAGCTGCCCGGCATGCGCCTGCTGCTGACCCACGGCACCGCCACGGGCAGGGCCGAGGGCGAGAAGCTGCTGCAGCCCGGTGATGTACAGGTCTGGCTGCCGTGGGACACCCCTGGCGCCGTGGCCCGCTTTCTGCGCCAGTTTCGCCCAGCCATCGGGGTGCTGATGGAAACCGAGGTCTGGCCCAACCTGATTGCTGGCTGCCAGCAGCGCGGCGTGCCCTTGGTGCTGGCCAATGCGCGCCTGAACCTCAAATCCTGGCGCGGCGCGCTCCGCCTGGGGGCCTTGGCGCGCCCGGCCTACCAGGGGCTCACCGCCGTGTGGGCGCAGTCCAAAGCCGACGCGCAGCGCCTGGAAGACCTGGGCGCGCCCGTGCGTGGGGTGCTGGGCAACCTTAAGTTTGATGTGGTGCCCGATGCCGCCCAGATGGAGCGTGGCCGCAGCTGGCGCCTGCTGACGGGGCGCCCCGTGGTCATGCTGGCCAGCAGCCGTGAAGGGGAGGAAACCCAGTGGCTGGAATTTATTCGATCAAAACAGCTTGCAGCGCAAGCAGATAAAGCGCGAGAAGCTCCTGAAAATATAGCAAAAGCCACGCCCCATTCCCCGGGGCAACAGTCAGTGCAATGGTTGATCGTGCCGCGCCACCCGCACCGCTTTGATGAGGTGCAGCAATTGCTGCAGGGTGCGGGGTTGACCGTGTCGCGGCGCAGTGCCTGGGCGGGGGACGCCCCGGTGCCCGCCGATGTGTGGCTGGGCGACTCGGTGGGTGAAATGGCTGCTTATTACGCCATGGCCGACGTGGTGCTGCTGGGGGGCAGTTTTGCCCCGCTGGGAGGGCAAAACCTGATCGAAGCGGCTGCCTGTGGCTGCCCTGTGGTGGTGGGGCCGCACACCTTCAATTTTGCCGAAGCCACCGAGCTGGCCTGCGAAGCCGGTGCTGCCTGGCGCACCCCGGGGATGCCCGCCGCAGCGCAAATGGCCTGCACCCTGGTGCAAGACCCTGAGCGTTTGAAAGCCGCCCGCGCAGCAGCGCAGTCGTTCGCCCGGGCCCACCGGGGGGCGGCGCGTGCCACGGCCCGGCAGGTGGCCAATTTGCTGGGCATTTCGCCGTCGTCGCTGGCGGTGTATGCCGAGGGAGACACCCGGCCCGCCTGACCTGTTGCGCCGGGGGCAGCGGTTTTTCGGCGGCGCATTTAGAACAGTTTCTCAGGACGGCTGCGATGCGCCGTCCCCTTCACCCAGCGCGCTTTGCACCTTTTGCAACGCCATGCGCAGCAGCAGCCGGGTGCGGGCCAAGTTGGTGCCCTCGCGGTGCATCCACAGCCACAGCACCTGCGTGGGCCAATGGGGCAGCACCAGGGTGAACTGGTAGTGCCAGCCATAGGTGGTGATCAGCTCTTCGG
This genomic window contains:
- a CDS encoding carbon-nitrogen hydrolase family protein, whose product is MTSFSVPAGLTVAAAQTLVWPGDVAANVQQHVLFVQAAASAGVQLLVFPELSLMGYEPTLMARNVLAPDAPQLAPLCDAAAQHGMVLVVGTAVAAEAGQANPGIGSVVLHPDGRTELYRKHHLHDGEQQFASPGAAPAHVTELGGEPVGLAVCADITHPEHAQAARAGGAALYACSMVLSPGGYPAESALLQGYARTHGMAVLMANYGAPTGGYLCVGRSALWAPGGDLVVAAPGVGACLVVGRRSEGGGAGAVAGAWTGAVLPVPGLAP
- a CDS encoding 3-deoxy-D-manno-octulosonic acid transferase; amino-acid sequence: MSFARALYTAVTWCAQPLLKRKLRRRARAEPGYAVAVPERFGRYAQPMDSLVAHSSMDLMGRFVWIHSVSLGETRAAAILLRELRAQLPGMRLLLTHGTATGRAEGEKLLQPGDVQVWLPWDTPGAVARFLRQFRPAIGVLMETEVWPNLIAGCQQRGVPLVLANARLNLKSWRGALRLGALARPAYQGLTAVWAQSKADAQRLEDLGAPVRGVLGNLKFDVVPDAAQMERGRSWRLLTGRPVVMLASSREGEETQWLEFIRSKQLAAQADKAREAPENIAKATPHSPGQQSVQWLIVPRHPHRFDEVQQLLQGAGLTVSRRSAWAGDAPVPADVWLGDSVGEMAAYYAMADVVLLGGSFAPLGGQNLIEAAACGCPVVVGPHTFNFAEATELACEAGAAWRTPGMPAAAQMACTLVQDPERLKAARAAAQSFARAHRGAARATARQVANLLGISPSSLAVYAEGDTRPA
- a CDS encoding DNA-3-methyladenine glycosylase 2 family protein, which translates into the protein MPSQPTPPSTEPPTPLPHPPQDADDGRYMALRTRDARFDGRFFTGVTSTGIYCRPVCSVRTPKRENCRFFDLAAQAERAGFRPCLRCRPEVSPASMVWSTQDASHLLVHHALRLLDAPDALQSDPHSAQALAERLGVSDRHLRRLFEAQLGLSPLQYLQTRRLLTAKQLLTDTPLPVTQVALASGFGSVRRFNAAFAQHYGLSPTALRRSGAVAGEGATGTLRLAYRPPLDAPALLAFFAKRQFHGVEWAQPEGAAPSLRRTVRLRPSTGAQPITGWVQAQFDTARHQVLLQTSDSLYPVLPAVLRRVRALLDLDADPAPINAVLHADFPQGDGLRVPGAWDGLELAVRAVLGQQITVAAARTLGQRLVERFGEPITTPWPQLSRLFPTADVLARAEGEALGQLGIVRQRQAAIVALARAVDAGQITLDSTADVPATTRALCALPGIGDWTAQYIAMRVLRWPDAFVAGDVALHKALGVQGQKQPARAATEASAAWQPWRSYAVVRAWASLEASAEPAAPTPPVANSLSNP
- a CDS encoding phosphomannomutase/phosphoglucomutase; its protein translation is MQLSPAIFKAYDIRGIVPSTLNESVALGLGRAFGTAARAQGQTVVAVGRDGRLSGPALAGALIQGLVEAGIEVIDVGMVTTPILYFAAHTLCASGIQVTGSHNPKDYNGFKMVLGGRAIYGEEIQALRRTMEADAWQLVPGGSVRQADVLSAYRERIVGDVKLARPMKVVVDSGNGIAGASAPAIFRALGCEVIELFSEVDGNFPNHHPDPSKPENLRDLIAALHSSDAELGLAFDGDGDRLGIVTKDGTNIFPDRQMMLFARDVLSRVPGGEIVFDVKCTQRLAPAIAEAGGVPVMFKTGHSLIKARMKETNSPLGGEMSGHIFFKERWFGFDDGTYAGCRLLEIVSRSSDPSAVLNALPTSHSTPELNVACAEGEPHRLTAELQALAASAFAAPAQINTIDGLRVDWPDGFGLIRASNTTPVLVLRFEGHTPEALHRIEAAMLALLEKVKPGAAVGSAAH